Proteins from a single region of Patulibacter sp. SYSU D01012:
- a CDS encoding M48 family metallopeptidase, with protein MSDDLPVLGHRLRDMDDRVLRHPADRAASAALRSVPGLMAVARKLIELGYERALRQNLLASSVRLSAQQLPDVFDLHRSAYTILEIPRTPELYVAEHPVGNALTIGSQDPLVLVHSRLLDQLDADQLRVVFAHEAGHVLADHVLYGTVLEILMEMGGGALSRTLPTALPLMAVRNALLEWKRAAELTCDRIAALVVRDPILVCRTLMSVTAGTAGRKLDLGAFLAQADDYGQQSRGLTGRWRRLTLELNATHPLSVHRAHELMAWVRSGDYERIRDGDYPRRSEAEDPDVKAEAKAAADYYRERFEGAVRDVAGQAESATKNVADWLQKTLGGDGPR; from the coding sequence ATGAGCGACGACCTCCCCGTGCTCGGCCACCGCCTGCGCGACATGGACGACCGGGTGCTGCGGCACCCGGCCGATCGCGCCGCCAGCGCGGCGCTGCGGTCGGTGCCGGGCCTGATGGCCGTGGCGCGCAAGCTCATCGAGCTGGGCTACGAGCGGGCGCTGCGGCAGAACCTGCTCGCGTCGTCGGTGCGGCTGTCCGCGCAGCAGCTGCCGGACGTCTTCGACCTGCACCGCTCCGCGTACACGATCCTCGAGATCCCGCGCACGCCCGAGCTGTACGTCGCCGAGCACCCGGTCGGCAACGCCCTGACGATCGGCTCGCAGGACCCGCTCGTCCTCGTCCACTCGCGGCTGCTGGACCAGCTCGACGCGGACCAGCTGCGGGTCGTCTTCGCCCACGAGGCCGGGCACGTGCTGGCCGACCACGTCCTCTACGGCACGGTCCTCGAGATCCTGATGGAGATGGGCGGCGGCGCGCTCAGCCGGACGCTGCCCACGGCCCTGCCCCTGATGGCCGTCCGCAACGCGCTGCTCGAGTGGAAGCGCGCGGCCGAGCTGACGTGCGACCGCATCGCCGCGCTCGTCGTCCGCGACCCGATCCTCGTCTGCCGCACGCTGATGTCGGTCACGGCGGGCACGGCCGGGCGCAAGCTCGACCTGGGCGCGTTCCTGGCCCAGGCGGACGACTACGGCCAGCAGTCGCGTGGGCTGACCGGCCGCTGGCGCCGCCTGACGCTCGAGCTGAACGCGACGCACCCGCTGTCGGTGCACCGCGCGCACGAGCTGATGGCGTGGGTGCGCTCGGGCGACTACGAGCGGATCCGCGACGGCGACTACCCGCGCCGCAGCGAGGCGGAGGACCCGGACGTGAAGGCCGAGGCGAAGGCCGCCGCGGACTACTACCGCGAGCGCTTCGAGGGCGCGGTGCGGGACGTCGCCGGCCAGGCCGAGAGCGCGACGAAGAACGTCGCCGACTGGCTGCAGAAGACGCTCGGCGGCGACGGCCCGCGCTAG
- a CDS encoding aminotransferase class I/II-fold pyridoxal phosphate-dependent enzyme: MTDPQPIAPYFDAVVAYGLRGPSRFHVPGHKGGSGADPALRHAIGDRALAMDIPQDIHGVDTGGSPTPYERAEALAADAHGAARTFFLTNGATQGNHALTLALAPQGAHVVVQRNSHASIVDGLVLSGGTPSFVAPEYDDELGMALGVSPEALRTALEQDPTARAAFVVSPTYYGIAADVQALADVAHEHGVALVVDQSWGPHFGFHPGVPESALRLGADAVLTSTHKIAGSLTQSAMLHVADSGLVPIDDVARTLRLLRSTSPSSLLMGSLDAARRQIAVHGEALLHETIAAVATLHAKIRRTDGLDVLDDGLRGRPGVGGWDPLRVVVDVRGLGRTGYEVADALRTRYDGNVELATHAVVVLLVGLAEDPIALQRVGGDLDEIALRLRRPHPGSLVRAPRAPDVTPVLPPREAFLGRGEDVDPDVAAAEGRVCAESIAGYPPGIPAILPGERVSPEIVAYLRELVAAGARLHGAADPTLGTIRVLPAGAGG, translated from the coding sequence ATGACCGATCCGCAGCCCATCGCCCCCTACTTCGACGCCGTCGTCGCCTACGGCCTGCGCGGCCCGTCGCGCTTCCACGTGCCCGGGCACAAGGGCGGCAGCGGCGCCGACCCGGCGCTGCGGCACGCCATCGGCGACCGCGCGCTGGCGATGGACATCCCCCAGGACATCCACGGCGTCGACACCGGCGGGTCGCCCACGCCGTACGAGCGGGCCGAGGCGCTGGCCGCCGACGCGCACGGCGCCGCCCGCACGTTCTTCCTGACGAACGGCGCCACCCAGGGCAACCACGCGCTGACGCTCGCGCTGGCCCCGCAGGGCGCCCACGTGGTCGTCCAGCGCAACTCGCACGCGTCGATCGTCGACGGGCTCGTGCTGTCGGGCGGCACGCCGTCGTTCGTGGCCCCGGAGTACGACGACGAGCTCGGGATGGCGCTCGGCGTGTCGCCGGAGGCGCTGCGGACCGCGCTCGAACAGGACCCCACCGCCCGCGCGGCGTTCGTCGTCTCCCCCACGTACTACGGCATCGCCGCCGACGTCCAGGCCCTCGCCGACGTCGCCCACGAGCACGGCGTCGCGCTCGTCGTCGACCAGTCGTGGGGGCCGCACTTCGGCTTCCACCCCGGCGTGCCCGAGAGCGCGCTGCGCCTGGGCGCCGACGCGGTGCTCACCAGCACGCACAAGATCGCGGGATCGCTCACCCAGTCCGCGATGCTGCACGTCGCCGACAGCGGCCTGGTGCCGATCGACGACGTCGCCCGCACGCTGCGGCTGCTGCGCTCGACGTCGCCGTCGTCGCTGCTCATGGGGTCGCTCGACGCCGCGCGCCGGCAGATCGCGGTGCACGGCGAGGCGCTGCTGCACGAGACGATCGCGGCCGTCGCCACGCTCCACGCGAAGATCCGCCGGACGGACGGGCTCGACGTCCTGGACGACGGGCTGCGCGGCCGGCCCGGCGTCGGCGGCTGGGACCCGCTGCGCGTCGTCGTCGACGTCCGCGGGCTGGGGCGCACGGGCTACGAGGTCGCCGACGCGCTGCGCACCCGCTACGACGGCAACGTCGAGCTCGCGACCCACGCGGTCGTCGTGCTGCTCGTCGGCCTGGCCGAGGACCCGATCGCGCTGCAGCGCGTCGGCGGCGACCTGGACGAGATCGCGCTGCGCCTGCGCCGGCCGCATCCCGGGTCGCTCGTCCGCGCGCCCCGCGCCCCCGACGTCACGCCGGTGCTGCCGCCGCGCGAGGCGTTCCTGGGCCGCGGCGAGGACGTCGACCCCGACGTCGCGGCCGCCGAGGGCCGCGTCTGCGCCGAGTCGATCGCGGGCTACCCGCCCGGCATCCCGGCGATCCTGCCCGGCGAGCGGGTGTCGCCCGAGATCGTCGCGTACCTGCGCGAGCTCGTGGCCGCGGGGGCGCGGCTGCACGGCGCGGCGGACCCGACGCTCGGGACGATCCGGGTGCTGCCGGCCGGCGCCGGCGGCTAG
- a CDS encoding HAD-IA family hydrolase, with product MGGDPAIRGLTIDAMGCLVTLEDPVPALEALLVRRGAPRGRAAIAAALRHEIAFYKAHHVRARDDAALRALQRACAELVARELDLRLLPGADPGAVDDAFVDGFLACLEFTVLPGVPAALTAVRDAGLPMVCVSNWDRGLPAHLERLGLAGFFRAVVTSGAVGAAKPDPAIFAPALDALGLPPSAVAHLGDEAVDRDGAAAAGLAYLEPPVATLPERLGLR from the coding sequence ATGGGCGGCGATCCGGCGATCCGCGGACTGACGATCGACGCGATGGGCTGCCTGGTGACGCTGGAGGACCCGGTGCCGGCGCTCGAGGCCCTGCTCGTGCGGCGCGGCGCTCCCCGCGGACGCGCCGCGATCGCCGCGGCGCTGCGGCACGAGATCGCGTTCTACAAGGCGCACCACGTGCGCGCGCGGGACGACGCAGCCCTGCGGGCCCTGCAGCGGGCGTGCGCCGAGCTGGTGGCGCGCGAGCTGGACCTGCGGCTGCTCCCCGGCGCGGACCCGGGCGCCGTCGACGACGCGTTCGTCGACGGCTTCCTCGCGTGCCTGGAGTTCACGGTCCTGCCGGGGGTGCCCGCGGCGCTGACGGCCGTCCGCGACGCCGGCCTGCCGATGGTCTGCGTGTCCAACTGGGACCGCGGCCTGCCGGCGCACCTGGAGCGTCTGGGGCTGGCCGGGTTCTTCCGCGCCGTCGTCACGTCGGGGGCGGTCGGCGCGGCGAAGCCCGACCCGGCGATCTTCGCGCCCGCGCTCGACGCGCTCGGCCTGCCCCCGTCGGCCGTCGCGCACCTGGGCGACGAGGCCGTCGACCGCGACGGCGCGGCGGCGGCGGGCCTGGCGTACCTGGAGCCGCCGGTGGCGACGCTGCCGGAGCGGCTGGGCCTGCGCTGA
- a CDS encoding thiazole synthase: MDAAGAATAPPDRLAPAADPLTIAGRTFASRLLLGTGGFTRMGTLEDAVRISGTELVTLALRRAGSGASDVEGSLVDALGRCGVDLLPNTAGCFTARDAVLTAQLAREAFGTDWVKLEVVGDDRTLLPDAVELLDAAERLVADGFVVLPYTNDDPILARRLEDVGCAAVMPLGAPIGSGLGIRNPHNIELIVERAGVPVVLDAGIGTASEAALAMELGCDAVLCATAISRAEDPLAMAAAIRAGVEGGRLARRAGRIPRRTHALPSTPVAGTPEL; this comes from the coding sequence ATGGACGCCGCCGGTGCCGCCACCGCCCCGCCCGACCGCCTGGCCCCGGCCGCCGACCCGCTGACGATCGCCGGCCGCACGTTCGCCTCGCGCCTGCTGCTCGGCACGGGCGGGTTCACGCGGATGGGGACGCTCGAGGACGCGGTGCGGATCTCGGGCACCGAGCTCGTCACCCTCGCGCTCCGCCGCGCCGGCTCGGGCGCCAGCGACGTCGAGGGCTCGCTCGTCGACGCGCTCGGCCGCTGCGGCGTCGACCTGCTGCCGAACACCGCCGGCTGCTTCACCGCCCGCGACGCGGTCCTGACGGCGCAGCTGGCCCGCGAGGCGTTCGGCACGGACTGGGTCAAGCTCGAGGTCGTCGGCGACGACCGCACGCTGCTGCCCGACGCCGTCGAGCTGCTCGACGCCGCGGAGCGCCTGGTGGCCGACGGCTTCGTCGTCCTGCCGTACACGAACGACGACCCGATCCTGGCGCGCCGCCTGGAGGACGTGGGCTGCGCGGCGGTGATGCCGCTCGGCGCCCCGATCGGCTCGGGCCTGGGCATCCGCAACCCGCACAACATCGAGCTGATCGTCGAGCGCGCCGGCGTGCCCGTCGTCCTCGACGCCGGGATCGGGACGGCCTCCGAGGCCGCGCTCGCGATGGAGCTGGGCTGCGACGCCGTCCTCTGCGCCACCGCGATCAGCCGGGCGGAGGACCCGCTCGCGATGGCCGCCGCGATCCGCGCCGGCGTCGAGGGCGGGCGCCTGGCCCGCCGCGCCGGCCGCATCCCGCGCCGCACCCACGCGCTGCCGTCCACCCCCGTCGCCGGCACGCCAGAGCTCTGA
- a CDS encoding TRIC cation channel family protein, giving the protein MGAAHHVSVSLPLGIDLAAVIVGSLFGALVAVRRDLDALGTIGLAVCGGLGGGVVRDLLLNVMPVALTKGSYLPVAVGTGVFALVIHPYAEHLDDLLDVADAFALGLFAVVGASKALDLGLAAVPSAAVGVIAATAGGVLTDLLSGRRPYIFGPGPVYGLAAAAGSATFVAVQALADSIGVGLAAAVVVTVALRLLAVHRGLSTSPAARRRRRRAGTDRAR; this is encoded by the coding sequence GTGGGCGCCGCGCACCACGTCTCCGTCAGCCTGCCCCTCGGGATCGACCTGGCGGCGGTCATCGTCGGCTCGCTCTTCGGGGCGCTCGTGGCCGTGCGCCGCGACCTCGACGCGCTCGGGACGATCGGGCTGGCCGTGTGCGGCGGCCTGGGCGGCGGCGTCGTCCGCGACCTGCTGCTCAACGTCATGCCGGTCGCGCTGACGAAGGGCTCCTACCTGCCCGTCGCCGTGGGCACCGGCGTCTTCGCGCTCGTCATCCACCCGTACGCCGAGCACCTGGACGACCTGCTGGACGTCGCGGACGCGTTCGCGCTGGGGCTGTTCGCCGTGGTCGGGGCGTCGAAGGCGCTCGACCTGGGGCTCGCGGCGGTGCCGAGCGCCGCCGTCGGCGTCATCGCCGCCACCGCCGGCGGGGTGCTGACCGACCTGCTGAGCGGGCGGCGGCCGTACATCTTCGGCCCCGGGCCGGTCTACGGACTGGCGGCCGCGGCGGGCAGCGCCACGTTCGTGGCGGTGCAGGCCCTCGCCGACTCGATCGGGGTCGGGCTGGCGGCGGCGGTCGTCGTCACGGTGGCCCTGCGGCTGCTGGCGGTGCACCGCGGGCTGAGCACGTCGCCGGCCGCGCGGCGCCGCAGGCGACGCGCCGGGACCGACCGCGCGCGATGA
- a CDS encoding ester cyclase: MEIDGDALLSRVIRTIGGRDRDAVAALVTHDVHYEDVFADAPLLGPDRLADHLAVLWTAFPDARIESTGPLLHDGDRIVALPLRLVGNHLGPLGGVPASERFLNLHGMLVLELDAAARRVHRARLFTDRYGAAVQLGVLPEAGSMGDRAVRAIQGFGLLWGR, encoded by the coding sequence ATGGAGATCGACGGCGACGCGCTCCTCTCCCGGGTCATCCGCACCATCGGCGGCCGCGACCGGGACGCGGTCGCGGCGCTCGTCACGCACGACGTCCACTACGAGGACGTGTTCGCCGACGCGCCGCTCCTCGGGCCCGACCGGCTGGCCGACCACCTGGCGGTCCTGTGGACGGCGTTCCCCGACGCCCGGATCGAGTCCACGGGGCCCCTGCTCCACGACGGGGACCGCATCGTCGCGCTGCCGCTGCGCCTGGTCGGCAACCACCTGGGGCCGCTCGGCGGCGTGCCGGCCAGCGAGCGCTTCCTCAACCTGCACGGGATGCTCGTGCTGGAGCTCGACGCCGCGGCGCGGCGCGTGCACCGCGCGCGGCTGTTCACCGATCGCTACGGCGCCGCGGTGCAGCTGGGCGTGCTGCCCGAGGCCGGGTCGATGGGCGACCGCGCCGTCCGCGCGATCCAGGGCTTCGGCCTGCTCTGGGGCCGCTGA
- a CDS encoding endonuclease/exonuclease/phosphatase family protein — MAPARVLTWNLFHGRAVPPAGRPLLHEFAATLAAWPWDVALLQEVPPWWPPLLARAAGADAVSARTSRNAVLPVRRAIARRAPDVARSNGGGANAILVRGGLRVVAHGRRRLRTWPERRVVHAVRLHDPAGGPLDGAWAGDVHAQKGAWDDGPGLRRPLADLALSAERLAAWAAADGATRPRPPADPGGAARPTTGPEGPPLLLGGDLNLPRSAVEVGLPPGWRRIASSGPDHVVGRGLAAAADSQRPPRGALSDHAALVVAVRRADG; from the coding sequence ATGGCGCCCGCGCGGGTCCTCACCTGGAACCTCTTCCACGGCCGGGCGGTCCCGCCGGCGGGACGCCCGCTGCTGCACGAGTTCGCGGCCACCCTGGCGGCCTGGCCGTGGGACGTGGCGCTGCTGCAGGAGGTCCCGCCCTGGTGGCCGCCGCTGCTGGCGCGCGCGGCGGGCGCCGACGCCGTGAGCGCGCGCACGTCGCGCAACGCCGTCCTGCCGGTGCGCCGGGCGATCGCGCGGCGGGCCCCGGACGTGGCGCGCAGCAACGGCGGCGGCGCCAACGCCATCCTCGTGCGCGGCGGCCTGCGGGTGGTCGCGCACGGCCGGCGGCGCCTGCGGACCTGGCCCGAGCGGCGCGTCGTCCACGCCGTGCGGCTGCACGACCCCGCGGGCGGCCCGCTCGACGGGGCGTGGGCCGGCGACGTCCACGCGCAGAAGGGCGCGTGGGACGACGGCCCGGGCCTGCGCCGGCCGCTCGCCGACCTGGCGCTGAGCGCCGAGCGGCTCGCCGCGTGGGCGGCGGCCGACGGGGCGACGCGGCCGCGGCCGCCCGCGGACCCCGGCGGCGCGGCGCGCCCCACGACCGGGCCCGAAGGTCCGCCGCTGCTGCTCGGCGGCGACCTGAACCTGCCGCGGTCCGCGGTCGAGGTCGGGCTGCCCCCGGGCTGGCGGCGGATCGCGTCGTCCGGGCCCGACCACGTGGTGGGGCGGGGCCTGGCGGCGGCGGCCGACTCGCAGCGTCCCCCGCGCGGCGCGCTCTCCGACCACGCGGCGCTGGTCGTGGCCGTGCGACGGGCCGACGGCTAG
- the rlmD gene encoding 23S rRNA (uracil(1939)-C(5))-methyltransferase RlmD: MPDETPRIDPATAADASSSDGAGPDASPEQSGAASDAAVAEVTGAAQEPDADGAAEAVAAGAPAPDAADPGNRPKRQRPPRPHRGAQLELTVDALAHGGNGVARTEGGWVVFVRGGIPGDRVRAIVTKRKRDYGEAIIEEVLDPSPERIAPVADHPGAPWQVLPYERQLEIKAEQVEDALRRLGGHTDVEIEPIVPSEQLWRYRNKLEYSFGERADGTLQLGFHAAGSWQRIEHIEDCLLATEVGNEVRNAVYAWCVAEGLSSFDRKLHQGFLRNLVVREGFRTGEIQVRLVTSRGEFDAMGLSNHLAEHVSRPITGLLWTQMDAVGETTQGGETELISGEPVIHEELCDIRLKISPEGFFQTNTVMAERLYRLAAEYAELEGWERLFDLYCGSGSLGLTMASRAGELIGVEIVPESIRDAVQNAQLNDVRNAKFLASDARTGLPDAIELAGRPDVLIVDPPRAGLGPRVCRRIVEAAPKRIVYVSCNPTTLAPDAARIVEGGYVLRKVRPVDLFPQTPHVECVAVLDRVA, encoded by the coding sequence ATGCCCGACGAGACGCCTCGCATCGATCCCGCCACCGCCGCGGACGCCTCGTCGAGCGACGGCGCCGGCCCGGACGCGTCGCCGGAGCAGTCGGGGGCCGCGAGCGACGCCGCCGTCGCCGAGGTGACGGGCGCCGCGCAGGAGCCCGACGCGGACGGCGCGGCCGAGGCCGTCGCCGCCGGCGCCCCGGCGCCCGACGCCGCCGACCCCGGCAACCGCCCCAAGCGCCAGCGGCCGCCGCGCCCGCACCGCGGCGCGCAGCTCGAGCTGACCGTCGACGCCCTCGCCCACGGCGGCAACGGCGTCGCGCGGACCGAGGGCGGCTGGGTCGTCTTCGTCCGCGGCGGCATCCCGGGCGACCGCGTCCGCGCGATCGTCACGAAGCGCAAGCGCGACTACGGCGAGGCGATCATCGAGGAGGTCCTCGACCCCTCGCCCGAGCGCATCGCGCCCGTCGCCGACCACCCCGGCGCCCCCTGGCAGGTGCTGCCGTACGAGCGGCAGCTCGAGATCAAGGCCGAGCAGGTCGAGGACGCGCTGCGCCGCCTGGGCGGCCACACCGACGTCGAGATCGAGCCGATCGTCCCGTCCGAGCAGCTGTGGCGGTACCGCAACAAGCTCGAGTACTCCTTCGGCGAGCGCGCGGACGGCACCCTGCAGCTGGGCTTCCACGCCGCCGGCTCGTGGCAGCGCATCGAGCACATCGAGGACTGCCTGCTGGCGACCGAGGTCGGCAACGAGGTCCGCAACGCCGTCTACGCCTGGTGCGTCGCGGAGGGCCTGTCGTCCTTCGACCGCAAGCTCCACCAGGGGTTCCTGCGCAACCTGGTGGTGCGCGAGGGCTTCCGCACCGGCGAGATCCAGGTGCGGCTGGTCACGAGCCGCGGCGAGTTCGACGCGATGGGCCTGTCGAACCACCTCGCCGAGCACGTCAGCCGGCCGATCACCGGGCTGCTGTGGACCCAGATGGACGCCGTGGGCGAGACGACGCAGGGGGGCGAGACCGAGCTGATCTCGGGCGAGCCGGTCATCCACGAGGAGCTCTGCGACATCCGCCTGAAGATCAGCCCCGAGGGCTTCTTCCAGACGAACACGGTGATGGCCGAGCGGCTCTACCGCTTGGCCGCCGAGTACGCCGAGCTCGAGGGCTGGGAGCGCCTGTTCGACCTGTACTGCGGCTCGGGGTCGCTCGGTCTGACGATGGCGTCGCGCGCCGGCGAGCTGATCGGCGTGGAGATCGTCCCCGAGTCGATCCGCGACGCCGTGCAGAACGCGCAGCTCAACGACGTCCGCAACGCGAAGTTCCTCGCCTCGGACGCCCGCACCGGGCTGCCCGACGCGATCGAGCTGGCGGGGCGGCCCGACGTGCTGATCGTCGACCCGCCGCGCGCCGGCCTGGGGCCGCGCGTGTGCCGGCGCATCGTCGAGGCCGCGCCGAAGCGGATCGTCTACGTGTCGTGCAACCCGACCACGCTCGCGCCCGACGCCGCCCGCATCGTCGAGGGCGGCTACGTGCTGCGCAAGGTGCGGCCGGTCGACCTGTTCCCGCAGACGCCCCACGTGGAGTGCGTCGCGGTGCTCGACCGGGTCGCCTAG
- a CDS encoding MarR family transcriptional regulator yields the protein MPEPTTTHDPYDHLQLELAILARRSERVRVAALDDTRSPLDRSGYLLLALLENRGQQTMSQIAAAFDLDASTVTRQIAPLERRGFVERQRSTEDRRATLVTITESGRRERQLVRRARIAYLAQRLEDWDHDDVELLAGLIDRLNASLAIAAGSGPSAVEAAPPRD from the coding sequence GTGCCGGAGCCGACGACGACGCACGACCCCTACGACCACCTGCAGCTCGAGCTCGCCATCCTGGCGCGGCGCTCGGAGCGGGTGCGGGTCGCGGCGCTGGACGACACCCGCTCGCCGCTCGACCGCTCGGGGTACCTGCTGCTGGCGCTGCTCGAGAACCGCGGGCAGCAGACGATGAGCCAGATCGCGGCGGCCTTCGACCTGGACGCGTCGACGGTCACCCGGCAGATCGCGCCGCTCGAGCGCCGCGGCTTCGTCGAGCGGCAGCGCTCGACCGAGGACCGGCGCGCCACGCTCGTGACGATCACGGAGAGCGGGCGCCGCGAGCGCCAGCTCGTCCGCCGCGCGCGCATCGCCTACCTGGCCCAGCGCCTGGAGGACTGGGACCACGACGACGTCGAGCTGCTCGCCGGGCTCATCGACCGCCTGAACGCGTCGCTGGCGATCGCGGCCGGGTCGGGGCCGTCGGCCGTCGAGGCCGCCCCGCCGCGCGACTGA
- a CDS encoding helix-turn-helix transcriptional regulator — MGRKPRTEEQPLHNRLPVLRAERGLSRKDLAAAIGVNPQTVGYLERGDYRPSLDLAFRLAEFFGLPIEAIFAREPFPPMSQQMYGAPGAPTQEQDR; from the coding sequence ATGGGACGCAAGCCACGCACCGAGGAGCAGCCGCTGCACAACCGGCTGCCGGTCCTGCGGGCCGAGCGCGGGCTGTCCCGGAAGGACCTGGCCGCGGCGATCGGCGTCAACCCGCAGACCGTCGGCTACCTCGAACGCGGCGACTACCGGCCCAGCCTGGACCTGGCGTTCCGGCTGGCCGAGTTCTTCGGCCTGCCGATCGAGGCGATCTTCGCCCGCGAGCCCTTCCCTCCCATGTCCCAGCAGATGTACGGCGCGCCCGGCGCCCCGACCCAGGAGCAGGACCGATGA
- a CDS encoding zinc-binding dehydrogenase, producing the protein MRAATIRDGEIVVADHPDPTPGHGEVLVRVRAAGLNGADLLQKQGGYPAPPGSPPDIPGLEFAGEVVEVGPAAERFAAGDAVAGIVGGGGQAELLVVHERQITPLPEGLDWPEAGGFSEVFTTAHDALATQAGLRPGERLLVHGGAGGVGTAAVQIGRAFGAHVTATVRNAELRNRVAALGAHEVLDPAAFAAKDGPDLEPYDVVLELVGAPNMGANLRRLATGGRIAVIGVGAGLKAEVNLLALMNKRASVMGSTLRARPLEGKAAAARAVERELLPLVARGDLRVPIAATYPLDAAADAYARFAAGGKLGKVVLEIG; encoded by the coding sequence ATGCGTGCCGCGACCATCAGGGACGGCGAGATCGTCGTCGCCGACCATCCCGATCCCACGCCCGGCCACGGCGAGGTGCTCGTCCGCGTGCGAGCGGCGGGGCTCAACGGGGCCGACCTGCTGCAGAAGCAGGGCGGCTACCCGGCGCCGCCCGGCAGCCCGCCCGACATCCCCGGGCTGGAGTTCGCCGGCGAGGTCGTGGAGGTGGGCCCCGCCGCCGAGCGGTTCGCCGCGGGCGACGCGGTGGCGGGCATCGTCGGCGGCGGGGGACAGGCCGAGCTGCTGGTCGTGCACGAGCGGCAGATCACGCCGCTGCCCGAGGGACTGGACTGGCCCGAGGCGGGCGGCTTCTCCGAGGTGTTCACCACCGCCCACGACGCCCTGGCCACGCAGGCCGGGCTGCGTCCCGGCGAGCGGCTGCTCGTGCACGGCGGCGCGGGCGGCGTCGGCACTGCGGCCGTGCAGATCGGACGGGCGTTCGGGGCGCACGTGACGGCCACCGTCCGCAACGCCGAGCTGCGCAACCGCGTCGCGGCGCTCGGGGCGCACGAGGTGCTCGACCCCGCGGCCTTCGCGGCCAAGGACGGGCCCGACCTCGAGCCGTACGACGTCGTGCTCGAGCTCGTCGGCGCGCCGAACATGGGGGCCAACCTGCGCCGCCTGGCGACCGGCGGGCGGATCGCCGTGATCGGCGTCGGCGCCGGCCTGAAGGCCGAGGTCAACCTGCTCGCGCTGATGAACAAGCGCGCGAGCGTCATGGGGTCGACGCTGCGCGCCCGCCCGCTCGAGGGCAAGGCCGCGGCGGCGCGGGCGGTCGAGCGCGAGCTGCTGCCGCTCGTGGCCCGCGGCGACCTGCGCGTGCCGATCGCCGCCACCTACCCGCTCGACGCGGCCGCCGACGCGTACGCGCGCTTCGCGGCCGGCGGCAAGCTCGGCAAGGTCGTGCTGGAGATCGGCTGA
- a CDS encoding uracil-DNA glycosylase family protein, with amino-acid sequence MPVTDDEIHEKYLERAIREINALNHDVQDARPDGEGVAVVGSGHPQADVLLLKHHATRAEAEEGVAFYGRTGSALLKSLARLGIDPTTVYGTLCDKWPGAGPELAAEGARVLAEELAIVQPRIVVVMGPDALEVLNGLDVPLAEPVRDLPGVVQRFTPATQALVTPPLDDALDELTAKQAFWTAFRELGAWHDRLPPY; translated from the coding sequence ATGCCCGTGACCGACGACGAGATCCACGAGAAGTACCTCGAGCGCGCGATCCGCGAGATCAACGCCCTCAACCACGACGTGCAGGACGCGCGTCCGGACGGCGAGGGCGTGGCCGTCGTCGGGTCCGGCCATCCACAGGCCGACGTCCTGCTGCTCAAGCACCACGCCACCCGCGCCGAGGCCGAGGAGGGCGTCGCCTTCTACGGCCGCACCGGCTCCGCGCTGCTGAAGAGCCTGGCGCGCCTGGGCATCGACCCGACCACCGTCTACGGGACGCTCTGCGACAAGTGGCCGGGCGCCGGGCCCGAGCTCGCCGCCGAGGGCGCCCGCGTCCTGGCGGAGGAGCTCGCGATCGTCCAGCCGCGCATCGTCGTGGTGATGGGGCCGGACGCCCTCGAGGTCCTCAACGGCCTGGACGTGCCGCTCGCCGAGCCGGTCCGCGACCTGCCCGGCGTCGTCCAGCGCTTCACGCCGGCGACGCAGGCGCTCGTCACCCCGCCGCTCGACGACGCGCTCGACGAGCTGACCGCCAAGCAGGCGTTCTGGACCGCCTTCCGCGAGCTCGGCGCCTGGCACGACCGCCTGCCGCCGTATTGA